One Alteromonas sp. KC3 DNA segment encodes these proteins:
- the rraB gene encoding ribonuclease E inhibitor RraB, with the protein MNQFDEREEWYEFNQETIDALLEDGSQADADYTIEHHFASTDFDVLEKAAVDAFKAGFEVTDAEELVLDDGDTVFCFDAIVERVLDIEKLNKDIDTLLKIADKHDVTYDGWGTYFEPREDGEFDDDDSNFYDD; encoded by the coding sequence ATGAACCAGTTTGACGAAAGAGAAGAGTGGTACGAGTTTAACCAAGAAACTATTGATGCCCTTCTAGAAGACGGCAGCCAAGCAGATGCCGACTATACTATCGAGCACCACTTTGCCAGTACGGACTTTGACGTTCTTGAAAAAGCAGCCGTTGACGCCTTCAAAGCAGGCTTTGAAGTAACAGATGCCGAAGAGTTAGTTTTAGACGACGGTGACACTGTCTTTTGTTTCGATGCTATTGTTGAACGCGTGCTTGACATTGAAAAGCTAAATAAAGATATCGACACCTTGCTCAAGATTGCAGATAAGCACGATGTCACTTACGACGGCTGGGGCACCTATTTTGAGCCTCGTGAAGACGGCGAATTTGACGACGATGACAGTAATTTCTACGACGACTAG
- a CDS encoding choice-of-anchor H family protein translates to MKTSQISLATLSAFALLHVLVPTTAQAADTSAPIKVASKEFRYDKPYVQSNEPLAVASNNSQKTADTPTKSQAVINADKTARTQKYIGSSKSSSDIVVNSINEFWIYDTWVTLDNDIDYDGYHSTFSVEFDADTIFTSAPVYAVLYVGKNDRYDAIHVSSEFYIYGEDSTDSFTIESTLVSGFPTSDYDVLLELYDADTETLVAYSDSYDNADFAYLPLESENNEYVVEETVVIVEEHGGSTTFLSLFALGLIASARRLWKS, encoded by the coding sequence ATGAAAACATCTCAGATTTCTTTAGCAACATTATCAGCATTTGCGCTGTTGCACGTGCTAGTACCGACAACAGCGCAAGCTGCCGACACATCAGCCCCAATAAAAGTGGCTTCAAAAGAATTTCGCTATGATAAGCCTTACGTGCAATCAAACGAGCCGTTGGCTGTTGCTTCAAACAATTCGCAAAAGACCGCCGATACACCAACAAAAAGCCAAGCTGTAATCAATGCTGACAAAACAGCGCGTACCCAGAAGTATATTGGCTCAAGCAAGTCCTCAAGTGATATTGTTGTAAACAGTATTAACGAATTTTGGATTTATGATACTTGGGTAACGCTTGATAACGATATCGATTACGACGGTTATCACTCAACCTTTTCAGTAGAATTCGATGCAGACACCATTTTCACCAGTGCGCCTGTTTATGCCGTATTGTATGTGGGTAAAAATGACCGCTACGATGCCATTCACGTTTCTTCTGAATTTTACATCTACGGCGAAGACTCTACGGATAGTTTTACAATAGAAAGTACATTGGTTTCCGGCTTTCCTACCAGTGACTACGATGTACTGCTAGAACTTTACGATGCCGATACAGAAACATTGGTAGCTTATTCAGATAGCTATGATAACGCCGACTTCGCCTATTTACCGCTTGAAAGCGAGAACAATGAATACGTCGTTGAAGAAACAGTAGTCATTGTAGAAGAGCACGGGGGCAGTACTACGTTCTTGTCATTATTTGCCTTGGGATTAATAGCAAGCGCTAGGCGTTTATGGAAGTCATAG
- a CDS encoding ABC transporter substrate-binding protein has product MPHKIKPNTPHSPARRTLLKGGAALGITAGVTPFAIGQAKPTLRVLGTHVTLQEELRQRAMQDLGINIVFEPGGSAAVLQKASMNPTSFELYEQWSNSINVLWRAKAIQPIEKKRIAYWEEINDLSKTGKLTANARMGAGDAPHKIINVQGNGTLGERHTDTISFLPYVHNVDSFGYDRRLLPQELQGEAESWGWLLDSRYSGKVAIVNDPTIGLFDLALAAQAKGFVQFDDIGAMTEVELDSLFSVLIELTQLNHFSGFWTSVPESVQFMKSGRVAIESMFSPAVSALNGQDIPVTFAAPKEGYRGWHGVMCLSSATHGRSKDVAYEYMNWWLSGWPGAFIARQGYYISNPQRSAEYLSEAEWNYWYKGQVATAPLKGTDGMISVEKGAQRNGGSYEERFSNVAVWNTVMPTYEYSLQKWYEFITS; this is encoded by the coding sequence ATGCCGCATAAGATAAAACCCAATACGCCTCACTCCCCTGCCCGTCGCACGCTTCTCAAAGGCGGCGCAGCTCTCGGTATTACCGCTGGAGTTACTCCCTTTGCCATTGGTCAAGCAAAACCGACACTTAGGGTGTTAGGCACACATGTCACATTACAGGAAGAGCTTCGGCAACGTGCCATGCAAGACTTGGGAATAAACATTGTTTTTGAACCCGGCGGCAGTGCGGCTGTACTTCAAAAAGCATCAATGAACCCAACATCGTTTGAGCTCTACGAACAGTGGTCAAACAGCATTAACGTATTATGGCGTGCAAAAGCAATACAGCCTATTGAGAAAAAGCGAATTGCGTATTGGGAAGAGATTAATGATCTGTCTAAAACAGGCAAGCTTACGGCAAACGCTAGAATGGGAGCAGGCGACGCACCACACAAAATTATCAATGTGCAAGGCAACGGAACGCTAGGTGAACGTCATACTGATACTATCAGCTTTTTGCCTTACGTACACAATGTAGACTCCTTTGGTTACGACAGGCGCTTGTTACCCCAAGAACTTCAAGGTGAAGCCGAAAGCTGGGGATGGCTACTAGATAGTCGTTACTCGGGTAAAGTGGCGATTGTTAATGACCCCACTATTGGCCTTTTTGACTTAGCACTCGCCGCCCAAGCGAAAGGCTTTGTTCAATTTGATGATATTGGTGCAATGACCGAAGTTGAACTAGACAGTCTTTTCAGCGTACTAATAGAACTCACGCAGTTAAATCATTTTAGCGGTTTTTGGACTTCAGTTCCTGAATCTGTACAATTCATGAAAAGCGGCAGAGTTGCGATTGAGAGTATGTTTTCACCTGCGGTATCTGCGCTAAATGGTCAAGATATCCCAGTGACGTTCGCCGCCCCCAAGGAAGGCTATCGCGGCTGGCATGGGGTAATGTGCTTGTCATCTGCAACCCACGGAAGAAGCAAAGATGTTGCTTATGAATACATGAATTGGTGGTTGTCGGGGTGGCCCGGTGCATTTATTGCCCGCCAAGGCTATTACATATCGAACCCACAGCGGTCTGCAGAATATCTATCTGAGGCAGAGTGGAATTACTGGTACAAGGGGCAAGTGGCGACGGCGCCACTAAAAGGTACCGATGGCATGATAAGTGTCGAAAAAGGAGCGCAGAGGAATGGCGGTAGCTACGAAGAACGGTTTAGCAACGTGGCAGTATGGAATACAGTTATGCCGACTTACGAATATAGCCTGCAAAAGTGGTATGAGTTTATTACGTCATAG
- a CDS encoding hybrid sensor histidine kinase/response regulator, producing MLSSIRIQLIAVLVALVALILAQGFIARENQAILNSGVSAAAKAVIDVGLVKELERDVVDLQRNVLIFKENASQSAITRFGRLMVTINSKLDQLAKADSPDVRAADDYILTRMREHLTAYQENFNQVVDARSERDNLVAYGTLSDITTLERTLQDALDKGALNEASIDSALSLLLRAENAMLKYLSKPDISYTKHFNDAINAFQSLPLSNDEAVQGRIVRLTEKAKADFFKLTQITQGNLFLVNVVMAGSANEFLYLSGELASKVTSDSEIITKRTYALAKNTQQNGELFSLFAILLALIAALFSTLRILGPIRSITEVFNKLSRGIQISHIPGSTRKDEIGKLARAALVFSDKNRQTEKLLEDTQNMNAQLENLNKALTDSKIKAEQATASKSIFLANMSHEIRTPMNGIIGLIELAQQQDLNPTVKGYLDKAAYSGQILLSVINDILDFSKIEAGKLKIEEVSFSLHSLFDNLIAVIALRAKEKNLSVHFTVNPKIPPQVIGDPLRIAQIIMNIGNNAVKFTEQGRIDIEFDGELNASGNILSLTMRITDSGIGMSKSQLARIFNPFTQADGSTNRKYGGTGLGLAIVSQLTELMHGQLHATSVLGKGSMFEVSLPLKAFKNQSGVLERVPELPSDCVYITQDKLLPRSYCKQINVNSSAIISVEEAKQAESLPSHILVDIPEFSAFRLNIAWLNQLLEQGKSIGLIMESAGSALQSKYASLWKGSFIMHPFTPAQFERFVNQMINNDDEAAMDFEDDNQAVSLEGHVLLVEDNNINQLVTGEMLTNLGLTFDIAEDGKQAVRKVENSPEYDLILMDVQMPVMDGYEATISLREKGYKHIPIIGLSANAMKEDKQSAIEAGMDDYLTKPIKQKSLVALLKHYLKSAALDKRSAS from the coding sequence ATGCTTTCATCAATTCGAATACAACTGATTGCCGTATTAGTCGCTCTTGTAGCACTCATTCTGGCGCAGGGATTCATTGCCAGAGAAAACCAAGCCATTCTCAATAGTGGCGTGTCTGCGGCTGCCAAAGCAGTTATAGATGTGGGGTTAGTGAAAGAGCTTGAACGCGATGTCGTAGACTTACAACGCAATGTGCTCATTTTTAAAGAAAATGCCAGCCAGTCAGCCATCACTCGTTTTGGCAGATTGATGGTGACGATAAACTCCAAGCTCGACCAGTTAGCCAAAGCCGACTCACCTGATGTGCGGGCCGCTGACGATTACATTTTAACGCGCATGCGTGAGCACCTTACGGCGTATCAAGAGAATTTTAACCAAGTGGTTGATGCACGTTCAGAACGCGATAATTTAGTCGCCTACGGCACGCTGTCTGATATCACAACGCTAGAGCGAACACTTCAAGATGCATTAGATAAAGGTGCATTGAACGAAGCGTCGATTGACAGTGCGCTGTCACTACTTTTGCGTGCGGAAAACGCCATGCTTAAGTATTTGTCTAAACCTGACATTAGCTATACTAAGCACTTTAACGATGCCATTAATGCTTTTCAATCTTTACCATTGTCAAACGACGAAGCAGTTCAAGGCCGCATTGTTAGACTGACGGAAAAAGCAAAGGCCGACTTTTTCAAGCTCACTCAAATAACCCAAGGCAATCTATTTTTAGTCAATGTCGTAATGGCAGGGTCTGCCAACGAATTTTTGTATTTAAGTGGAGAGCTAGCAAGCAAAGTAACATCTGACTCAGAAATTATAACCAAACGCACTTATGCGCTTGCCAAAAACACGCAGCAAAATGGTGAGCTATTTTCCCTTTTTGCCATTTTATTGGCATTGATTGCTGCACTATTCTCTACGCTTCGCATTTTGGGTCCCATTCGCTCCATTACCGAAGTATTCAACAAACTTTCGCGCGGCATACAAATCTCTCATATTCCCGGCAGCACACGTAAAGATGAAATTGGGAAACTGGCTAGGGCAGCGTTGGTGTTCAGTGATAAAAATCGCCAAACGGAAAAGCTGCTGGAAGACACACAAAATATGAATGCCCAGCTTGAGAATCTTAATAAAGCGCTAACTGACTCAAAAATTAAGGCTGAACAAGCTACGGCCTCTAAAAGTATCTTTCTTGCCAATATGAGCCATGAAATTCGCACGCCGATGAATGGGATCATAGGCTTGATAGAACTAGCACAACAACAGGATTTAAACCCAACAGTTAAAGGCTACCTTGATAAAGCCGCGTACTCAGGGCAAATATTGTTGAGTGTTATTAACGACATTCTCGACTTTTCGAAGATAGAGGCGGGCAAACTAAAAATAGAAGAAGTGAGCTTTTCTCTTCATTCTTTGTTTGACAATCTTATTGCTGTAATCGCACTTCGAGCGAAAGAAAAGAACTTGTCCGTTCATTTTACTGTTAACCCCAAAATTCCACCCCAAGTGATAGGCGACCCGTTACGTATTGCTCAAATCATTATGAATATTGGTAATAATGCCGTTAAATTCACCGAACAAGGAAGAATTGATATTGAGTTTGACGGTGAACTAAATGCGAGCGGTAACATCTTGTCACTGACAATGCGTATTACTGATTCTGGTATTGGAATGAGTAAATCGCAGCTTGCCAGAATTTTTAACCCTTTTACACAAGCCGACGGCTCTACCAACCGGAAGTACGGGGGCACGGGTTTAGGTTTAGCTATTGTAAGTCAACTTACTGAACTTATGCACGGCCAGCTGCACGCCACTTCTGTACTGGGCAAAGGCAGCATGTTCGAGGTTTCATTACCACTTAAAGCATTTAAGAATCAAAGTGGTGTATTAGAACGCGTGCCCGAGTTACCAAGCGATTGCGTTTACATCACCCAAGACAAGCTTTTGCCCCGCAGTTATTGCAAACAAATTAATGTAAATAGCAGCGCGATAATATCAGTTGAAGAGGCTAAGCAGGCTGAATCATTACCCTCTCACATCCTCGTCGACATTCCAGAGTTTAGTGCATTCAGGCTCAATATTGCGTGGTTAAATCAGCTACTGGAACAAGGGAAATCCATTGGATTGATCATGGAAAGTGCTGGCAGTGCGTTGCAGTCAAAATACGCCTCATTGTGGAAAGGGTCATTTATTATGCACCCATTCACACCGGCACAGTTCGAGCGCTTCGTTAATCAAATGATTAACAATGACGATGAGGCCGCGATGGATTTTGAGGATGACAACCAAGCAGTTAGTCTTGAAGGCCATGTTTTACTTGTCGAAGACAACAACATCAACCAATTGGTCACAGGAGAAATGCTAACTAACCTGGGGCTTACGTTTGATATTGCTGAAGACGGTAAACAGGCGGTCCGAAAAGTCGAAAACTCCCCGGAGTACGACCTTATTCTCATGGATGTTCAAATGCCTGTGATGGACGGTTACGAAGCCACCATCTCATTAAGAGAAAAAGGGTACAAACATATCCCTATCATTGGCCTGTCAGCTAACGCAATGAAAGAAGATAAACAGAGCGCAATAGAAGCTGGTATGGACGACTACCTGACCAAACCTATAAAACAAAAGTCTCTGGTAGCATTACTAAAGCATTATTTAAAATCTGCTGCCCTAGATAAACGCTCAGCGTCATAA
- a CDS encoding substrate-binding periplasmic protein: MNCQVSFKSILLISLMCFSFAASANEKRRVVIGTGDGRPFIYTQSGSVLEINPGLSIEILQAVANEHNWSLTFIEMPFARQVSATRSGSIDGMVATFIDDAPDFHYPAEPIAMAQNCFFAKADSSFYYDTPASLDKSILGVTNGYHYGEIDDYILENRLNNIVKVSGEDKASLATLFRLLEVGRIDAFIEANLVVRHSIASKGLDNIKKAGCTAPMYAYVAFSPETPSSTALADNVDSTIKRLRASGELDAILKKYGVDDWK, from the coding sequence ATGAATTGCCAAGTTAGTTTTAAGTCTATTTTATTGATATCGCTAATGTGTTTTTCTTTTGCCGCTTCGGCCAACGAAAAGCGTCGCGTTGTCATAGGAACCGGTGACGGTCGCCCTTTTATCTATACCCAGAGCGGCTCTGTTCTTGAAATTAATCCTGGGCTAAGCATCGAAATTCTTCAAGCAGTTGCTAATGAGCACAACTGGTCACTGACTTTTATAGAAATGCCATTTGCGCGCCAAGTTAGCGCTACTCGCTCAGGAAGTATCGACGGTATGGTGGCTACATTTATTGACGATGCGCCCGATTTTCATTACCCCGCTGAGCCCATTGCCATGGCGCAAAATTGCTTTTTTGCAAAAGCAGACAGTAGCTTTTATTACGACACTCCTGCATCTTTAGACAAAAGCATTTTGGGGGTTACCAACGGTTATCACTATGGTGAAATCGACGACTATATTCTTGAAAATCGACTGAACAACATTGTTAAGGTGTCAGGGGAAGACAAAGCGTCATTGGCAACCTTATTTCGCCTTCTTGAAGTGGGGAGAATAGATGCATTTATAGAGGCAAACTTGGTTGTAAGACACTCTATTGCAAGTAAGGGGTTAGATAATATCAAAAAAGCAGGCTGCACAGCCCCTATGTACGCGTATGTTGCTTTCTCTCCCGAGACCCCCTCTTCAACGGCTTTGGCAGACAACGTGGATTCGACGATTAAGCGTTTAAGAGCCAGTGGAGAACTAGACGCCATTTTAAAGAAGTACGGTGTTGATGACTGGAAATAA
- a CDS encoding valine--tRNA ligase, with protein MDKTFEPQSIEQQCYKSWEDAGLFKASGSGDPYCILLPPPNVTGSLHMGHGFQQTIMDALTRYHRMKGDNTLWQVGTDHAGIATQMVVERQLNAQGKTRHDLGREDFIKKVWEWKEHSGGTITGQMRRLGTSPDWSREVFTMDEDLSKAVTEVFVKLHEEGLIYRGKRLVNWDPVLHTAVSDLEVLNEEEDGHMWHMRYPLADGSGELVVATTRPETMLGDTAVAVHPDDERYQDFIGKEIKLPITGRLIPVIADDYVDQEFGTGCVKITPAHDFNDYDMGKRHNLPMINILTDDAKINDDAPEAYRGLDRFDARKQIVADLEAQGSLVKIEPHKLKVPRGDRTGAVIEPYLTDQWYVAVESLAKPAIEAVESGEIRFVPENWNKTYYQWMHNIQDWCISRQLWWGHRIPAWYDENGNVFVGRTEEEVREKHELGSDVSLSQDDDVLDTWFSSALWPFATMGWPEETPDLETFVPSSVLVTGFDIIFFWVARMIMMTKKFTGKIPFKDIYITGLIRDENGDKMSKSKGNVLDPIDLIDGIDIESLVTKRTAGMMQPQLAEKIAKRTRKQFPDGIQAYGTDALRFTFAAMASTSRDINFDMARVEGYRNFCNKIWNASRFVLMNTEEHDTGRDGGEMVLSMADRWIWAKFQQTLVEFEKALEDYRFDIAAQTVYEFTWNQFCDWYLELTKPVLNNDASTEAEKRGTRHTLINVLESLLRLLHPLMPFITDTIWQRVVPLSALKVEEGASIMVQAFPEVDAAKQDDKVLADIEWVKKFIVGIRNIRGEMDISPNKPLNALLKNVSDEDARRLDAAKAFLDKLSKLETVTVLKDGEEAPASATALVGEMEILIPMAGLIDKDAELARITKAMEKIEKDVSRTRGKLGNEKFVSNAPEAVIEKERAKLEEGEKALAKLKEQFETIQAL; from the coding sequence ATGGATAAAACCTTTGAACCGCAGTCCATCGAGCAGCAATGCTATAAGTCATGGGAAGATGCGGGTTTATTTAAAGCTTCAGGCAGTGGCGACCCATATTGTATTTTGCTTCCGCCACCCAACGTAACGGGTAGCCTTCATATGGGCCATGGTTTCCAACAAACCATTATGGATGCCCTTACTCGTTATCACCGCATGAAAGGTGACAACACGCTTTGGCAGGTGGGTACAGACCACGCGGGGATCGCAACACAAATGGTCGTTGAGCGTCAGCTTAACGCACAGGGCAAGACTCGTCACGATCTAGGTCGCGAAGACTTCATTAAAAAAGTGTGGGAATGGAAAGAGCACAGCGGCGGTACTATCACCGGCCAAATGCGTCGTTTGGGTACGTCACCTGACTGGTCGCGCGAAGTGTTTACCATGGACGAAGACCTGTCTAAAGCTGTGACAGAAGTATTCGTGAAATTGCACGAAGAAGGCCTTATTTATCGCGGTAAGCGATTGGTAAACTGGGACCCAGTGCTTCACACTGCGGTATCAGACCTAGAAGTACTGAACGAAGAAGAAGACGGCCACATGTGGCACATGCGCTATCCGCTAGCGGATGGCAGCGGTGAGCTAGTGGTAGCGACTACCCGCCCTGAGACTATGCTAGGTGATACAGCGGTTGCAGTGCACCCAGATGACGAGCGCTATCAAGACTTTATCGGTAAAGAAATTAAGCTGCCTATTACGGGCCGTTTAATTCCTGTGATTGCCGATGACTATGTCGATCAAGAATTTGGTACAGGCTGCGTTAAAATTACGCCAGCTCATGACTTCAACGACTACGACATGGGTAAGCGTCACAACCTACCTATGATCAACATTCTTACCGACGATGCAAAAATTAACGATGATGCGCCAGAAGCATACCGTGGTTTAGATCGCTTCGACGCGCGTAAGCAAATTGTTGCAGACTTAGAAGCACAAGGTTCACTGGTTAAGATTGAACCACATAAGCTAAAAGTGCCGCGCGGCGACAGAACCGGTGCCGTCATTGAGCCATACCTAACTGACCAATGGTATGTTGCCGTTGAGTCTCTTGCAAAGCCTGCTATTGAAGCAGTAGAAAGTGGCGAAATTCGCTTTGTGCCAGAGAACTGGAACAAAACGTATTACCAGTGGATGCACAATATTCAAGATTGGTGTATTTCACGTCAGCTGTGGTGGGGACACCGTATCCCTGCGTGGTACGACGAAAATGGTAATGTTTTTGTTGGCCGCACTGAAGAAGAAGTGCGTGAAAAGCATGAACTTGGTAGTGACGTTTCTCTTTCACAAGATGACGACGTTCTTGATACTTGGTTCTCAAGTGCACTTTGGCCATTCGCAACCATGGGCTGGCCAGAAGAAACGCCAGATCTTGAAACGTTTGTTCCGTCTTCAGTATTGGTAACTGGTTTTGACATCATCTTCTTCTGGGTTGCCAGAATGATCATGATGACCAAGAAGTTCACTGGCAAGATCCCGTTTAAAGATATTTATATTACCGGCCTTATCCGCGATGAGAACGGCGACAAAATGTCAAAGTCGAAGGGCAACGTGCTTGACCCAATCGATTTGATTGACGGGATTGATATTGAGTCGTTAGTGACTAAACGCACCGCGGGTATGATGCAGCCGCAGCTTGCTGAAAAAATTGCGAAGCGTACTCGCAAACAGTTCCCTGATGGTATTCAAGCTTACGGTACAGATGCATTACGCTTTACCTTTGCCGCTATGGCATCAACCAGTCGCGATATCAACTTTGATATGGCTCGTGTTGAAGGCTACCGTAACTTCTGTAACAAAATTTGGAACGCATCGCGTTTCGTATTGATGAACACAGAAGAGCACGATACCGGTCGTGACGGCGGCGAGATGGTGCTTAGTATGGCCGATCGCTGGATTTGGGCTAAGTTCCAACAAACGCTGGTTGAGTTTGAAAAGGCTCTTGAAGATTACCGCTTCGATATTGCTGCGCAAACCGTTTACGAGTTCACCTGGAACCAGTTCTGTGACTGGTATCTAGAGCTGACTAAACCTGTGCTTAACAATGACGCTAGCACCGAAGCTGAAAAGCGCGGTACGCGTCATACACTAATCAACGTGCTTGAAAGCCTGCTTCGATTATTGCACCCGCTTATGCCATTTATTACCGATACTATTTGGCAGCGCGTTGTTCCGCTAAGTGCGCTTAAAGTAGAAGAGGGCGCTAGCATTATGGTTCAGGCATTCCCTGAAGTTGATGCTGCGAAACAAGACGATAAAGTGCTTGCTGACATTGAGTGGGTGAAGAAGTTTATCGTAGGTATTCGTAATATCCGCGGTGAAATGGATATCTCTCCAAACAAACCACTTAATGCGCTACTTAAGAACGTAAGCGATGAAGATGCACGCCGTCTTGATGCGGCTAAAGCGTTCCTTGATAAGCTTTCTAAACTTGAAACCGTAACCGTATTGAAAGACGGTGAAGAAGCGCCAGCAAGTGCAACAGCGCTTGTGGGTGAGATGGAAATTCTTATCCCAATGGCGGGGCTTATCGACAAAGACGCAGAGCTTGCTCGTATTACCAAGGCCATGGAGAAAATCGAGAAAGACGTATCTCGCACTCGCGGTAAATTGGGTAACGAAAAGTTCGTAAGCAATGCACCAGAAGCCGTTATTGAAAAAGAGCGTGCTAAGTTAGAAGAGGGTGAAAAAGCCCTAGCTAAGCTTAAAGAGCAGTTTGAGACAATTCAGGCGCTGTAA
- a CDS encoding DNA polymerase III subunit chi, producing MPQVIFYQLTSSDNGVAGRASEVIASAYANKQKISVLCDTQAQAEQVDELLWQLPSDRFVPHNLHGEGPQTGTPVEICWQPQQVARRQMVVNVGSGMVPSPNQHRQIIDFVPVDENAKQAARVRYKNYQQAGCNMQFKSA from the coding sequence ATGCCACAGGTTATTTTTTATCAACTTACCAGTAGCGACAACGGTGTGGCAGGCCGTGCCAGTGAAGTGATTGCATCGGCATACGCTAATAAACAAAAAATTAGCGTATTGTGCGACACTCAGGCGCAGGCTGAGCAGGTTGATGAATTGTTGTGGCAGCTACCGTCAGACCGTTTTGTTCCTCACAACCTTCACGGTGAAGGTCCACAAACGGGTACGCCGGTAGAAATTTGTTGGCAACCGCAACAGGTAGCCAGGCGACAAATGGTGGTAAACGTGGGCTCTGGCATGGTGCCCTCGCCCAACCAACATCGCCAAATTATTGATTTTGTACCCGTGGATGAAAACGCTAAGCAAGCGGCACGGGTAAGATATAAAAACTATCAGCAAGCTGGTTGCAATATGCAGTTTAAATCTGCATAA
- the pepA gene encoding leucyl aminopeptidase: protein MEFSVKSGSPEKQRSACIVVGVFEPRRLTAVAEQLDEISEGYISNLLRRGDLEGKAGQMLLLHNVPNVLSERVLLVGCGKERELDERQYKNIIAKTIQTLNETGSMEAVCFLTELHVKGRDTYWKVRQAVEATEDTLYTFMQLKTKKGEPRRPLRKIVFNVPTRRELTVGERAVEHGLAVSRGAKVTKDVANMPPNICNPEYLWQQAQELASQYDSVTAEVVDETQMAELGMQAYLAVGRGSENESMMSIMHHRGGPADQAPIVLVGKGLTFDSGGISIKPGEAMDEMKYDMGGAAGVLGTMHTIAALNLPINVIGVLAGCENMPDGKSYRPGDILTTMSGQTVEVLNTDAEGRLVLCDALTYVERFEPELVIDVATLTGAAIIALGHHATAVMSTHNPLAHELLNASEQSSDRAWRLPLWDDYQEQLESPFADMTNLGGRPAGSITAGCFLSRFTKKYNWAHLDIAGTAWRSGKNKGATGRPVPMLSQFLMNRADIKLED from the coding sequence GTGGAGTTTAGTGTAAAAAGTGGCAGTCCAGAAAAACAACGCAGTGCATGTATTGTTGTGGGTGTCTTTGAGCCGCGCCGCCTAACGGCAGTGGCTGAACAGCTAGACGAAATCAGTGAAGGTTACATCAGCAACTTGCTACGCCGCGGCGATTTAGAAGGCAAGGCTGGTCAAATGTTGCTTTTACACAATGTGCCAAATGTACTGAGCGAGCGAGTCCTTCTTGTCGGTTGTGGTAAAGAGCGTGAACTAGACGAGCGCCAGTACAAAAACATCATTGCCAAAACTATCCAAACGCTGAACGAAACGGGTTCAATGGAAGCAGTGTGCTTCTTAACTGAATTACACGTTAAAGGCCGCGACACGTATTGGAAAGTGCGCCAAGCAGTAGAAGCGACTGAAGATACGCTTTATACGTTTATGCAGCTTAAAACCAAAAAAGGCGAGCCTCGTCGTCCACTGCGTAAAATTGTATTTAATGTACCTACTCGCCGTGAACTAACGGTAGGAGAGCGCGCTGTTGAGCATGGTCTTGCAGTATCTCGCGGCGCCAAAGTAACCAAAGATGTGGCTAACATGCCGCCAAATATCTGTAATCCAGAATATCTGTGGCAACAAGCACAAGAATTAGCAAGCCAATACGATAGCGTTACTGCTGAAGTGGTTGATGAAACCCAAATGGCTGAGCTTGGCATGCAGGCCTATCTGGCGGTTGGTCGTGGCTCTGAGAATGAAAGCATGATGAGTATTATGCACCATCGTGGTGGCCCTGCTGACCAAGCGCCTATTGTGCTTGTAGGTAAAGGCCTGACGTTCGACTCAGGTGGTATTTCAATTAAGCCTGGCGAAGCCATGGATGAAATGAAATACGACATGGGAGGTGCAGCAGGAGTACTCGGTACCATGCATACCATTGCGGCGCTGAATTTGCCGATCAACGTTATTGGTGTACTTGCTGGCTGTGAAAACATGCCAGACGGCAAATCGTATCGTCCAGGCGATATTTTAACGACAATGTCTGGTCAAACGGTTGAAGTGTTAAACACGGATGCCGAAGGCCGTTTAGTGCTTTGTGATGCGCTAACTTACGTTGAGCGTTTTGAGCCAGAGTTGGTAATAGATGTAGCCACCCTTACGGGTGCGGCCATTATCGCGCTTGGTCACCATGCAACAGCGGTAATGAGCACACACAACCCGCTAGCACACGAGCTACTTAATGCATCTGAGCAAAGTTCAGATCGCGCGTGGCGTTTACCGCTATGGGACGACTATCAAGAGCAGCTTGAAAGTCCGTTTGCGGACATGACAAACCTAGGCGGTCGTCCTGCTGGTTCAATTACCGCTGGCTGTTTCTTGTCGCGTTTCACCAAGAAGTACAACTGGGCGCACCTTGATATTGCCGGTACAGCATGGCGCAGTGGTAAGAACAAAGGCGCAACGGGTCGTCCAGTGCCTATGCTGTCTCAGTTCTTAATGAACCGCGCAGACATCAAGTTAGAGGACTAA